The window tggaaaggatatttagatgtctatacctacaaagattagaattgttcggtttcccccatgacactctatggatgcgaaagctggactttgaacacgcaaaatagaaaaagtattacacttttgaactttggtgctttataagacatttgaggataccatggacagtcaggaaaaccaacaaatggatcatagaacaaatcaatccagaattttcaatcgaagcacaaatgaccaggttcaaactatcatactttgaacacattatgtAAAAAGCCAACTCCCTTGAGAGATacacaatgctggggaaagttgaaggaaagagaaaaagaggatgaccTTGCTAGGTGGATGGGCTCGATTATGACAgtaatgaaggcaccactgagagaccttaaaggccaagttgaagacagataatcctggagagaatctatctatgtggtcgctaatagTCGACATCGTATTTGTATGAAGAGGTGAACTATGATGGcaggcatttccatgatcaggagaCATTGTGGATCTTCCCAGCTctgttatatatatacacataactACTGCCAACTTTcggtgtgcaaaccagtttgaattcgaaccagtccaaatttgaaccagtttggttagaAGGCTCTCGCTCTGACCAAACCTGCCTTTGAAATGGCAATGCCGGTCCGAGTTAGAACAGAACCAAACCCAGTTTGACTCGAAaaggtttgaaccggtttgggggCTCCAGCGTCCATTTTAGGtaccagtggccattttgttacaCTTGTGTCACTTTAAGTGATTGGCCAAGCTCCTGCTTCTCTGACTGGCCATATGTGTCTGGTCTTTTGGTAGGCTTGGTAATATTACCTGTCATTGAAAAATGTCACCCTTTtgaccgggggtgtgtgtgttccaaagGATGGAGATTTAACTGATATTTAAAGGCAAGTCCTGGCCTAGCAAAATTACTCGGTAGAGAGACTGCGGCCTGGACTGTGAGAGAGAGTTGAGCTGCAGCCTGCTGGCTGCAGCCTGTCTGTGTCTCAGGTCTGGTTTGGGCtgccctgttttttgttttgttttgttgtactttttaaatgatttttaaaaaatccttcctCCTTCTTTAAGGAAATGTTCCTTGCTGgctgttccattttaaaaaataatgtctgcattgagtgagtgagtgggcctTCTCCTGCTTCTAGCCCAgttagtaggaatgtgcacaaaatcagtttgccaggttgggtttgaatttgaaccgggtttGAACTGGGAGAGggaggttcagtttgaatttgaaccggtttgaacccatttgaaccccctggtttggtttgaatttgaactggtttgaacccaTTTTAACCttccaaagtgggtggggtggtagttggcacccatgggtgcctaccacccaacccccaaagcaatcagacacttgtatgatatattatgaatttttgaaatattttaaattatttttctcatagggtataatgggactcgaaacagcccattattccctatgtggaatacctaggggcacaaaattggggtggatggtaggcacccaggggtgcctaccacctaccaaACCCCTAGGCAATTGGAGACTCATACAATATTctattattttttctcatagggtataatggcaCTCAAGCCAGCCCATTATtatctattgtggagcacccatgggtgccaactaccacccaaaccctgaagcaattggacactcctatgtttgtttaatgaatttttgaaatatttctaattttttttcatagggtataatgggactgaAACcagcccattgttccctatgtggagtacctaggggcacaaaagtggggtggcaATCAGAGACTCTTCCGATTACTGgtcaatttttaaagtgtttttgaattccccatagggaataatggggattccagaaaaTATATAGTTTCAAGTCGGGGAAATCAAGGTGTCCCATAGCGGCGTGTGGTGGGtgctagtgcccaatgggggcaaggaagctaccagaattatttcaaaggaattgggcaaagggctgatttttatttgatttttaaattctatgcatctttaagctttccccccttaAGGAATAATGGAGTtctcagcagccctataactccacttgggagtcaccagggtggtggtggtggcccagagcaggtggtTATgctgtgcacatagggtgccaaccacccccatacccacaaactcctggggtattgggttttgttgttcttgAGGTGTtgagagtgtagattctctggtagctacTGAAAATCTCATAGGCTACCAGAAGGCGCCTtccacattacacacacacacccatggaggTCTCTAGGGAGGTTTGGGtatttcccatagggaacaatggggatttggggcagccccaaaccccacGTTTGGGTGGTGGCAtggccccccaaagtggctcagggggcATGGCAGGATGGCCTCTACTACCCCCAGAAAACCCAAGTGGATAGGATTTATGGTTCTGGAGATATAGAATTTTATATAAGCCGTACACAGTGCTgtaaccaaacacacacacactccacctgtGATGCTGAGCATCTCTAGTGCACCTGTCCAGCAGCACTGGGTGTGGCATGGGCACGGGCACACACACAACCACTAGGCAGGATGGTAGTCGCGTCTAGCATGACACtgtatatatttgtaaatgtgtAAATTTGTGAATATGTAAATTGACAAATGTGTAGATAGGTGGCTTGGCCTGTGGTGGGAAGATGCAGCAGGACTGTGTAAATGTGTAAGCATGCAAATGTGTACATCGGTACATCTGTAAATTTACAAATATGTAAATCTGTAAAAGTGTACATGTGTTAGACTGCTTGTAAATGAGTAAATGTTTAATTTGGCAGATGTGTACTGCATGTGTAGACACTAGTGTGTGGAGGTCTTTGTGGTTGTTGTGTAGATAGTTGTGTGGGAGAtttcttttgtgtagatagttgtgTGGAGGTTTGTTGTATAGATAACTGTACaggggtgtgtgtacacacacacacacacacacacactagtgtaTATAGCTTCCCCTCATTTCTTTTCCCTCAGTTAGTTTTAGcacccacacacatgcaccaaaCACCAAACACTCATGCACTGCCAGTGATGAGTCAGTGGTATTTTGCCACCACGTGTCTGAATCTAGTCTTGCTAGGTAGGTtctcagcaaagatgtggtggcccTGTCAGTCTGAGGCAGATTTCCTTTTATCGTATCAtgcacaaagaaaagaaaacatctcAAGATGcgttatttaaattttttattaaatGTGGGTTTTAAGAATTACTTTGCCTCTTTAATGTTTTTGTAACAGGTTGTTTTTTGCTGCCTTGTACCACCTTCCTAGGTTTGTGTGGTCTCAGGCTAATTGTGGTCTTTAGTGTGTTTTTCCCCTTTTCCGCTGGTTTTCTTGGTTTGCAGTTGTTTTTATGATGATGTCAGTCTTATGGTGTAGTGCAAGTCTGACTCTCTGTTGTAATTTTTTGATTTGCACTTTCGTGTCTCTTTAGTTGTGTTACTGTTGTGTCACTGTCTCTTGGATTGTGGCCTCCTAGGGGCagaaaactgggttgggtggtagggaccCATGGGTGCAAACTACCACCCAAAATACAAAGCAATAGGGCACTCCTGCCATTTTtaatatttccaccatagggaacAACTGGGATTTGAGGTGGCTTAACCAGCCCATTTCCCACCCTATAGCCCTCAAACATGCTATAGCCCTCAAAcatgtagccattgatagacctgtcctccatgaatttatctaacccttcttaaagccacccaggctgttggctgtcactacatgttgtggaagagaattccatatgatgtttatgtgttgtgtgaaaaagtacttccttttgtcggtcctaaatttcttggcaaagtttcatgggatgacctctggttctagtgttgtgagagggagaaagaattctctctatccactttctccacaccatgcatgattttataaaactCTATGTATTTCCCCTCAGTCTTcttcttttctaaactaagaagccccaggagttgtagacttgccttgtaaggaaggtgctctaggcccctgatcatcttgattacTCTTTTCTGCATCATCTACTGGTTCTataatgttcttcttaagatatggtgaccagaactgtgtacagtactccaaatgtggctgcataatagttttgtataagggcatgataatatttgcatttttatttttaattcccttcctaatgattccaagcatggaaatggcctttttcatagTTGTCATACATTGACTCaatgctttcaatgagctgtccaccacgaccctgagatctctctctcttggTTAGTCACTGAgcactcagaccccatcaacatatatatgaagttggggatTTTTGACCCAATATACACCacttttacacttgcttacattgaactagggatgtgcacaaacctgttctgAGGCCCTTTTAGGGGCTTCTGAAAAAGTTCCGAAactggctggtttgaaggtgaGGAATGTCGGCCttcaagggcgggggagagtgcacttacgtGTCGAGTACTTCCGGTTACATCCGGTAAAGAGGGCAACAGCATGGCGGGGAattacgctgccgccctgatggacttTGAGAAAACCAAGcaccagcggagggaggggtaagtgtacgtTTCttgcccttaaaggcagacacccccCGCCTTCGAACAGGGCCTCCCCGGTCCCATGCACATCGCTTTATTaaaccacattttccattttgtttccaactcccccaatttggagagatacttttggagctcttcacaatctcttttggatttcactaccctaaatggtttagtgtcatctgcagatttgaccacctcactgcttaccccaacttatagatcatttatgaataactgAAAAAGCagtgatcccagtacagatccctggggaaccccaattcttacttccctccatctaGCGAACAgtcaatttatacctaccttctgtttcctgtcctcttGCCAGTTATCATTCCGCAGATGAACCTATCCTCTTATCGcatgacttctaagttttctcaggagtctttgatgaaaaATTTTGTCGAAAGCTTTAAATCCAAGGATACTGTGCCAATTAGatgacctttatccacacacctgttgacactcaaataactccaaaagatttgtgagacaagatttacctttgcagaaaccatgctggttctccttcaccagggcctgttcttctatatgcttaaaagttttatccttgagaatgttttctaTCCATTTCCCCAGAAAAGATGTTCAGCTAACAAGCcggtaatttcccagatcctgcCTGGATCCCTTactgaaaatctgtgttacattggctactttccaatcaggttcagagcctgattgtagggataagttaaatatttttgcaaggaggttggcaatttcacatttgaattcttgaAGGACTCTGGAGTGGTTGCTATTTGGCCCTTGTGatttgttaaattttaatttttaaaaattaaaacagttttaattatcatctctcatcacctctatctcactcagttctttggcctctgtccctgagaaggcttggttcaggcacaggtatttctcaaactcttttttcacctcttttattgtctccttgcatttcttctgtcagagtttatattcctttctgttctcttcatttgggcaggccttccaatttctgaaggaagtcttcctttttataggttccttgactttacttgttaggcatgcctcctgaacttggtggtaccgtTCCTCCATTCTaattgggcttctattattgtggttttaaataaattccatacattctggagagaagtgactctcctgattttccctttcagttttttccccaccatactcctcattttataGAATTAGactttgtccccagaccccagcccaagaagacactgaCACAATTTGTTGGGTGAAACTGGCCATAACTTTATTAACTTAATCAACAGTGAGCAAGCGAACTAGGTAGGGATGTTCCCCCACCCAAGACAGTGCGGGACCTAGCAATGGCCAGGTTCAGACACCCCGGTCCTCCCCTGCACcatgcttgggcgacacaccctggctcaggagagCATCAGGCACCGGCCTGGTCCATCTCCTTTCTACCAACCCCCAAGCGAGGGCCTGGAACCTTCTAGGCGTTTGcacaccccggaccgcgcagcccaaggatctgcaaagtcctgaagccggttCATGGCGAATCGTCATCCCTGGGCCGTACaagccacaagggagcgattgaccctgtccctgccacacaggtaggtcagcctagcttggccttcctgccCAACCACTCACCAACAATTCCTCAAGCCCCTTCCGAATATTGGACAAGTATAAATCACAGCCTTGAACAGACAGATGTACTCCGTCCAGCCTAAATAGGTGAGGCAAGGAGGCCGAAAGGCCTGCCTGTGCCAACACCCAACCCCCGGCACTAAGAATGAGCCTGCCAATAGCATTAGACACCTTATGTCGAGCTCGTTCCACCCCCCTCAGAGAGTGCACACCACGCCAAACTCTGCGCTGGAGCCACTCCACCCACACAATCCTCATCCCTGGAAACCTACTCCGCAGGGATGCGAAATCAGAAGAGGCCTGCTGAATGATGGAGAGCCCTGTTCGCTTGCCCAAGTCATTCTCACCCAAGTGCAACACCAAAATATCTGGACAGGAGCACCTATCTATATAATCCCGTAAAGCTGGGAGCAACTACCCCCAGAGCATCCCCTGCATACCCAACCAGGACACCCTGGACCAGTGTCCCAGACCGAGTTGGGTCCCAAAATGTGAGGCGCTGGCCCTCTTGTATGCCCAAAAAACCAAGGAATGGCCGCACAGGAGCACACTTACTGGAGCCGCCGCCCAGCCAGCACCTGtcaaaagaacaaacaaataacaaacaGCCGCTACCGCGCTGCATCAGTGCACATAGCGTAAGAACACATCGGACTTCCAACGCCCAATCCTCCGCACCTCCCTCGCCTCCAGGCCCAAGCCACTAGCTGTAGTAGCCACCCCAATTCTAAATGAGTGCAGGCTAAACCCCAACTCAGACACCCCAGCACAGGCCATAGCCTTCCTCAAAACAGCCCATAGCTGATACTGGGTCAAGGGATCCCCCTTCTCATGAACAAACAGGCACCCAGTTGTCTTGGGGCCACCCACCACGTACTGCCTCAAAGCTGTAACTGGACACATCCCTGGGTCCGAGGCAGCATGTAGGTGAATCACCTGACCCTTCCCTCTCTGATCGGTCTTAGAACTGCGGAGGAGCAGCGTGACCCCCAGGGCCATCCAACGACATATCCCCAAACTGCAGGCAATGCCCCGAAGGTGAATGCCTACCCCGAGGTAAAACCTCGCTGGGCCTAAAAGCCCCCCCAAAGGAAACTAAGGAAGTGGCCTTCATCAATGTAGCTTCCCAAGGGGAAGAACAACAGGCAGGTAAATGGCGAACTAGGGCTGCAACCACAGTTAACGTCAGTGGCTTCCTTTTGTCCGGGCCCCTGGGCTGCCGCCGCGCCCAACCCTCAAGCATCCTCCTAACCCTAGGATCACCTGTAGCATCCTGTACCCCCCGCGCCTGGGCTTCAAAAGCCAGAGCAGAGACTTAGCCTCCCATAGTAGAGACTGCCTTACCTGCCCCAGAAAGAGACACCAGGAACTGCATGACATGTTCCACAGGCACAGGCCATGCTTCCACAAGGCCCTCTCTTCTCCTGAATGCCGCGAACGCCCCAACCTTCGCCCGATAACTAACCCTGGTACTGGGCGCCAAGGAGGCATCGATGGCCTGCAGTGCAGCTATGCgccaagctgccacagggctTCCGGCATGATCTCTGTGTCCCGCATTGCCTCCGGCACTAGTTCCTGGAACCTGTCCAACTGAAACCGAGATAGGGCATCAGTGATATTATTCTGAAGCCCGGGAACATGTCGCGCCACAAATAAAATATTGACACGTAAACATTGCAGAACAAAAGCCCTAAGCAAGCCCATGACACGAGGAGAGCGGGACGTCTGGGAATTGACAACCTGCACTACTGCCTGGTTGTCGCACCAAAACCGGACTGTGGAGTTAGAAAACTCCGCAGCCCAAAGGTGCACTGCCACCACAATGGGAAACAGCTCCAGAAAGGTAAGGTCCCGCGTAATGCCAGCCCACTCCCAGCCAACCGGCCAATGCCCAGAACACCAACCCCTGTGAAAATAAATTCCAAAACCCAATCCCCCAGCTGCATTGGAATGAACCTGCAGCTCAGCCTCAACTAACTGTTCAGCCCTCCAAAAG of the Hemicordylus capensis ecotype Gifberg chromosome 3, rHemCap1.1.pri, whole genome shotgun sequence genome contains:
- the LOC128350491 gene encoding uncharacterized protein LOC128350491; protein product: MSRYDNGAQELKSCTQEKEDEEEEEVMEEGAVSTGPVGLGIPCEQPVVVPDDAAVPVEVQQGEWPSAAVEAPSVMQLVGQVPGTSAGGNAGHRDHAGSPVAAWRIAALQAIDASLAPSTRVSYRAKVGAFAAFRRREGLVEAWPVPVEHVMQFLVSLSGAGAGWAAAPVSVLLCGHSLVFWAYKRASASHFGTQLGHTVQRCFPP